A window of the Henckelia pumila isolate YLH828 chromosome 3, ASM3356847v2, whole genome shotgun sequence genome harbors these coding sequences:
- the LOC140888088 gene encoding uncharacterized protein, which produces MIIKRAIPEVFRGAVSGDTTNAKEYLAEIVKRFDKSDKAETSTILKSLISMKYKGKGNIREYIMEMSHLASKLKALKLDLHEDLLVHLILISLPVQFNHFKVSFNCQKETWSLNELISHCVQEEERLKQEKTESAHLASTSKDKGKERMRMLRVHVKRNKIRVVTFVSFANGPDT; this is translated from the coding sequence ATGATTATCAAGCGTGCCATTCCGGAGGTTTTTAGGGGTGCGGTGTCCGGGGACACCACCAATGCCAAGGAGTACCTTGCTGAGATCGTGAAGCGCTTTGACAAAAGCGATAAGGCTGAAACAAGTACTATTCTGAAGAGCTTGATTTCAATGAAGTATAAAGGCAAGGGAAACATAAGGGAGTACATCATGGAGATGTCTCATCTTGCTTCGAAGTTGAAGGCACTCAAGCTTGATTTGCATGAGGATCTACTTGTGCATCTCATTCTGATTTCTCTTCCGGTTCAATTCAACCACTTTAAGGTCAGTTTTAACTGTCAGAAGGAAACGTGGAGTTTGAATGAATTGATTTCTCATTGTGTTCAAGAGGAAGAGAGATTGAAGCAAGAAAAGACAGAAAGTGCTCATTTGGCAAGCACCTCTAAGGACAAGGGAAAAGAAAGAATGAGGATGCTGCGGGTTCACgtgaaaagaaacaaaataagGGTGGTGACCTTTGTTTCTTTTGCAAATGGCCCGGACACATAA